In Pristiophorus japonicus isolate sPriJap1 chromosome 3, sPriJap1.hap1, whole genome shotgun sequence, the sequence GAGTCAGTTAACGAACAATCTATAATTTTATATAAACACTGCACTATTTCCATATAGTGATTAGTGTGATCTGTGATGGAGAGACTTTTGTTTTAAATTAATGTTGAGAGTTGACAGGTTGAGCTACGATAGAgactatttattttttaaatacagTATCTAAGTGTGTGTTGCAATGGAGACCCATTTGCTTTTTCATTCCCTTGCTGTTGCAAAAGTTGATCATTCACTTTGCAACAACCAAGGAGATAATTCCTGCTGGATCTGAAAGCAGGTCTTGGCGCTCCCAGAACACAAACAGCCATAAACCTTAGGAGTACAAATATGAAGGACAAGTTCTCTGCATTTATTTTACTCCGGGAGCTGAACTTAACCCAACTAGATTAGCAGACCTACATTTTTGTGGATTTACAATGGTCAGTTACTGGAGCAGGTCATTTACACTATGGATATCAGCCAACAGAGGGAAAACTGTCGCTATCTACAGTCAGCTCCATTCCAGCAATATAAAAAGTGCTTTGAGTATTCCAAATATGATTCATAGTACTTTAAGTCTAACTGTAAAGAACAGAAGAGACTGTTTGTAGGTTATTCAATAGGTCATACTCAGTTTAAAATATGTAATATGAATGAAGTACAGCATTAATGCAAAGCAATCTAATTGCTCCTTTAAATTCTGTAGTTTTGAACTTTTATGCAACATAAGTCACTAAGCAGTCAAACAGTTATATTGTAGTGACTCCTGATGTAAATTCCACCAAACAAAACTCTACCCGTAAAATCTACAAAAATGTTTAAAAACCAATGGGTAAAATTTCATGCTGGCTTTCCAGCTTGCCTGATGTAATTTTGGCCTCAGAAATCCCATTCTCCCAGGGTTTCTGTGACTCTTCTGCCCAGATTACAATGGACAAGTGGAAGAACCTCCATGAAAATCCAGCTCCCAATAGCGTTAAGAATACATGTTGTTAGGAAAAGCAAGTAAGGTAGAATGGTAGTAGTGGTGGTTAACAAGGGGACTTTGAATGCTGGGAGTAAAAAGCTGGGAAAAGAATGCTGCGAAAGAGAATTAAGTGCCAACATGTCTGTAAAGGTAGCTATAATTCAGGGATGATTAGATGCTAGAATGCCTGAAAGATAAAAAAGTACTGATCCTAAGTCCAGCCTATCCACTCAAGCATGTGAAATGCCTGGAGAACAACAAACAGATTGAGCTGCAATGCACATGTAGAAGAATAATTTGTCTACATGACTACTGACGTACTAATCTTACATACTGGATGTTATAAAAAGGTGGAACACACCGGGATACTGTAGGAACTCTGAATAGTCTTGCCATAAGTAATCAAAGGGTTTAAGTTCATAAACCCCCGATGAGTTTGTTACTTGTAAGTATCAAGGTGTATCTCATAAGTACTGCATATATTGGGTTCATATGGTTTTAATTAAAGATTATTGATCAGGCCCTGTTTCGAGTCCATGTGCCTGCATTAAAGTAAAAATATAAGGATTGTTCCAACACATGGCACAACATGAATGACCAACAACAAAACCAATCATCCATTGACACTGCCCACATGAAGATGTGGGCGGTGCTTACTAATTCTGGCAGATATAGCAATTTTAGAAATATAAAACTATCAAAGCACTTTACTTATTTGTAGCACTacagatttatttttaaaattgAATCTTGGATTTTTGACACAGATGTAGAGATGTTTCTAGTCCTTAGAATTATCATATGAACATCTGTAAAGATTTTGAGGGACAACTGCTTGGTTTGATTAAACTCAGTTCAACTACTTAAACTAGATTTTGCAATGAAATGCTGTTACCTATTGAATAATGAAATGTGAATGCTTACTAGAATTAAGCAACTGTTTTATGTTGCATTTAATAAAGATTTTTTGGGGAGTTAGGCCTGTTCCTGTCCATTTTAAAACGCAATCTTTGAATGGGTCTTTAAAAAGGCAACCTATTTTGATCTCAGCATTTTCAATGCAGAAAGAAAATTTCAGTATACAAAAAAATGCATTCAAATAATATAATTTACAGTTAACTCATTATTATTTCAACTTGTTGTAGAATAGAGAGAAAACATACCCTGAGGCAAAGTAATTAGAGATGACATCATTTCAGTTATTTGTATGCTCCAATTAAAGTTTTTCCTCTCACTAGTGACAGTTGGATATTAAACAGGATCAGCACTTCTGCAAGTACTTGACACACGAGTATAAGCAACACACAGTCCACTCTAAGATCACTGCAATCTTCTCAGAGGCAAGAAGTGATGCTATTGCCACAATTTACACTTTTCTAGAACTGCAGTAGATGTATCAAATGGTGCTGCACCAATATACTTTGAAATGGCCTGAATCTAGTTCATACCTATTTCAGAAGACTCTATAaagaaaatatttttaaaagttCCACAAAAGGAAAAACAATGGTGAGGCAAGTAAATCAATCCCTCTTCATACATATTTAATATTATGACTATGAACCAATATTAATCCAATATGTATTCAAATCAAATACCAGCATGTATTTTGGTGCTGTACTGTTAATTCTGTTTGTGTTGACCCCGAGCAAAATGACAAGCAAAGTCATATTTGTTTCTACATTTGCATCCACATATGTTACATTGGAATGGGTTCTTATAACCATGGCACCCCATATGAATAGTATAAAGGATATTGTCTGCAAAATACATGTCACAGTGTTGGCAATGATGCAGAAGCTGGGGATCCTGTACCTGAAGTGCAGGAGCAGGGGTGCTAGGCTGGCTGTTCGACATGCTGGGTGTACTTGTGTGAGCACTGTGCTCACTACTGGGGCCTGCCACAGGACTGAAGTTCTGCTGATTGAGCGTGGGACATGCATCTGGACCGATAGGGGATGAGCTTTGGGCCACACTGGAAGCTACCGTGGAAACGACTGGTGCTGCAGGCTGTGAGATCACAAATGGTTTTTCATCCCTGCAGGTTACCACCTCAGGAGGTGCTGGTGCTTGGTTTTCAGGTGGAAGGCTGGACAATTGGCCTGCTAAGGTAGAAAGCTGGTTTAATGGATTATCCACCATAATATCTTCCGTGTCCCTTGAGATCCCACCAGACTGTATTTTTTGCATACCCTCATAGGAGTTAGCTGATATATTATGAGAAAAGTCATTGAGGTAATCTGGCTTCTGTACCACCATGGAAGGAGGACTTAGATTAATCAGAAGTCTTGGCCCATAACTCAGGGAGTTGCTAGTTTTGTTCTGTAACACTCCCAACATTTTCGTATCAGTCAGGCAGGTCCTAGCACCTTTCAAGGGAAGAAGTTTGTGCCTACGTCTACGGTGATGGGACAAATTACTTCGATCACTGCAGCAGAAGGAGCAAAGCTCACATTTGTATGGTTTTTCACCTGTGTGTGAGCGCATGTGTGCTTCGAGGTGCCGCTCATACGCTGAAGCAAACGGGCATAGGTGACATCTGTGGGGCTTCTCACCTGTATCAGAAAGAATACATCAGCAAACCTTGCCATTTTATCTCTCCCTTTTGCATTTTCCCTCCTCTAAGCATCTTGTCCTTCAGCTGGGAGTACTGAAAGAGCCATGGAACTTCAAGATCACCATCAACAATGGCATTTGGTCATCAAATGACAGGCAGAGTACTTGCCATGTAACAAGACTGGATAGTTATGTTTCTTTCCTCCTGGTGAAGCAGTTCAGATTTGTGGATTTTCTCTGTGTAGCAGATCAGTTAAGAACTGATGAAACTCCTCCCGTGTACCTGATGAATTTGTATGTTCCCCCCCCCGTCCCAAATTAAGGGCTAGAATTTCAGCTAACTGATGAAATATGATGAGGTGACTTAACAAAATTCTCACCTACTCTGCTACCAGGCTGTTTTAGAGAAAAAACCTCATTAAAAATGTTTAGGAAGAAATGTGTGTCAAATTAAAATCAAAAGAAAATAACTTGTCTCTTATAGGATGAATTTTGAAAAGGAGTGGCGCGGCACTTCCTGAATCTGCATATCGCAATCCAATATATATTATGGTGTTGCCGTTCTCTACTCATAAAAGAAAACATAAGAACTTCTCAAATGTAACTACAATTGAAAACTGTAGCTGTTACATGCTGGTTTTACAGCATTATATACCCTACCTAGAGGAGCAGCACTGTACTATGCTATAATTGTCTGAATCAGATGTTACCAATAATACTTAACACTTTAATCCTTACCTGCTTTTTCGTTAGTCCTGGCCCTTTTCACTTTAAACAGGGAGACTCACCATCGgtactccttttaaaaaaaatcaaactgtTACAAAGAATTGTGATCAAATTCAACATCCTTTCGTTTCTTTTTTGTGTGTAaaaattgtttaaaaagggagaatgacAATTTCTGGGGAAACCCCTGCAAGACATCACTGGGTCAAACAGTGTGGAGAAACTGAATTACCATCGATATAATTAAAATGACAGAAGGATCACTGATATAGTCTGAGTTAATTAATGTATCTGCTGATGTCAATTTAACTCCCTTACACTGACAAACAGCAATTGGTCATAAACTAGTTCTAGTAATGAGGTTATCAACACTCAATTTTAACCAAAGAAATCCAATAACGTAGAGGAAAATACAAGTTAACTGTAGTTGTTGAGTGTTTTAAAGGGGCTCCGATGGTGAGACTCCATTTAAGTCTATTTATATTAAGGAAACATTcacactcctattacaatgaacacCACATGCTCGAAATCAACCTGGATGGAGAATGCAGGTGAAGCGAGCTATCTAAATGTCCCTCTTTTGTCTCGTTTAGGATATAACAGTGTTGCGTaaattatttttttcattgaaaagagCAATATTTGCATCATCAGCAGAGCTATCCTTGTACCATACAAGCTATTATCTCTGTACCAACCTCATGTTAGAAAAAGTAAAATGGTTGACTGACTCATTTCCAAATGACATTCCAGAAGTATATAATAAAATAAGGAAGGCATTGGGAACTCAAAGTCTTAGGATTTGACACTGTTGAGCATGTTGATTAGATTGCTATGTTTTCACTTTATTGTACAGTACTGCTCCTTTAGGTAGCTTAAATAGAAACCAATATGATAATtacttctttttttaaaaatcatttagAAGCCAATAGTATACAGTCGTTACCTGTGTGCATTCTGATATGCTCAGTCAGTCGTGCAGTCCCTTTGCTAGCATAGTTGCAGTATCGGCACTTCAGTTTTCCATCGTATGTTCTTTGCATCCCTTCACCCATAAGCCCGGAGCCATCATCCAGTGAGACTTCAACTGAAGCATGCTGCATTCCATTCTGATCAATTTCTGATCCCGCTGACAGTAATGAATCCCAGAAAAGTGAGTAAGATTCAAAAATACAACTTTTTGCAATTTGAAATAAAAGTCAGTCCTTACCAGTGAAGAAAAAACATTTACAATGCAAGTGTCACTAACATTTTATGAATGACAGTACATTTCTACCAAGTATATATTAATTTTCTATATTTGCATAAGCTATTAAGAGCATAAACTGCTGTATTTATTTCTGAAAATTCTGTTTTTTATTTATACCTATACTGGTAGATTTCCCATGGCATTCCTCATGAAGAGTCAAAGAATTTACTATTTTATTACAATCTTGTTTGTGCCAAATAAGTGATAACATTGATTTACAGggactgaataagtcaaattccatttCTATTAAATGGCATTCTGAGATTTTTCCTGGTGCCTTGTGGATTAAATTTCACAACTATATCCCTTTATCTATGTATTTAATTACTATTTTTAATGCTGAGAATATACAGCAAGGTAATATGTCAGTTGCCAATTGGAGGTAAATATCTGGTATTTAGCAGTATGAGGAGAAAATGTGGTTTAGCTACATTTGGGGCAGCCCTGGCTTTGGTAGCATTGAGTTACAGATCCTGGGATTCAACAGTACTGCTGATGTTTGCAGCATGGCTGCGACCTTTGATCTAGATCCCTATGGAGGGGGAAACCTGGGATTTGGCTGGGTTAGAATTAAAGTTTGGCTAATTGGTGGATTTGTGATGTCAATTAGCAGTGAGGggagaggtagaaacatagaaaataggtgcaggagtaggccattcggcccttcgagcctgcactgccattcaatgagttcatggctgaacatgcaacttcagtatcccattcctgctttctcgccataccccttgattcccctagtagtaaggactacatctaactcctttttgaatatatttagtgaattggccttaacaactttttgtggtagagaattccacaggttcaccactctctaggtgaagaagtttctcctcattacggtcctaaatggcttaccccttatccttagactgtgacccctggttctggacttcaccaacattgggaacattcttcctgcatctaacctgtctaaacccgtcagaattttaaacgtttcgatgagatcccctctcattcttctgaactccagtgaatacaagcccagttaatccagtctttcttgatgtgtcagtcccgccatcccgggaatcagtctggtgaaccttcgctgcactccctcaatagcaagaatgtccttcctcaagttaggagaccaaaattgtacacaatactccaggtgtggcctcaccaaggccctgtacaactgtagtaacacctcccctgcccctgtactcaaatcccctcgctatgaaggccaacatgccatttgctttcttaaccacctgctgtacctgcatgccaaccttcaatgactgatgtaccatgacacccaggtctcgttacacctccacttttcctaatctgtcaccattcagataatagtctgtctctctgtttttaccaccaaagtggataacctcacatttatccacattatacttcatctgccatgcatttgcccactcacctaacctatccaagtcactctgcagccttatagcatcctcctcgcagctcacactgccacccaacttagtgtcatctgcaaatttggagatactacatttaatccccttgtctaaatcattaatgtacaatgtaaacagctggggccccagcacagaaccttgcggtaccccactagtctttgcctgccattctgaaaagtacccatttactcctactctttgcttcctgtctgccaaccagttctcaatccacgtcagcacactacccccaattccacgtgctttaactttgcacattaatctcttgtgtgggaccttgttgaaagccttctgaaagtccaaatacatcacatcaactggttctcccttgtccactctactggaaacatcctgaaaaaattccagaagttttgtcaagcatgatttccctttcacaaatccatgctgacttggacctatcatgtcacctctttccaaatgcactgctatgacatccttaataattgattccatcattttacccactaccgatgtcaggctgaccggtctataattccctgttttctttctccctccttttttaaaaagtgaggttacattggctaccctccactccatcagaactgatccagagtctatggaatgttggaaaatgactgtcaatgcatccgctatttccaaggccgcctgcttaagtactctgggatgcagtccatcaggccctggagatttatcggtcttcaatcccatcaatttccccgacacaatttcccgactaataaggatttccctcagttcctccttcttacgaggccctctgacccgttttatatccggaaggtagtttgtgtcctccttaggtgAATACCAAAGGTAGGGGACATCCCATGTCTGGCAATACCAGCTTGTGACTTTCTAAGGGAACTTAGTAAACATTGAATTTGGAGTTTTGCGATGGTTCCTGGAGTGtccttcacgatctcaggatgcccAAAagtatttcacagccaattaagtacttttgaagtgtagtcattattgtaccTCGGCATCTTTCTGGATAATTGCATGAAAAATTGAATATTCTAATTACTATCAGCAAAACATAGTTGATAATTAAATATTTCAAAATTCTATTAATTTGGTGGACAAAACACTGAAATTAAGGTAAAGAAATGCTGTATActgtttctatctccctctctcggaCTGTCCCTGCCAAGTCTCAAAGTGTCATTAATTCTATTAACTCACCTGTTATGACAAGTAAACAATCAGGTACTAATGAGAGATACTCTCCTCTTCCATCTGGAAAGTGTAACTAATTAGAACATTAATATTTGTTTAACTAAATATAATATGACAATCAGGTGGTAATTAGGGGCAATTTGCTTCAAAATTCAACTGTTTTTCAAAAATAAACTGAAATTAATAGGAGGAAAGGCCATCTGTCTCTCTCAGCTTGGTGCATTTGCTAAAGTTTTATAGAACACAAAATAAAAGCTACAAAAGGTTTAATCAGTAGTTGACCTCTCAAATCAAGCATTACTGGAAGTTTGTCTTCTCGACTGTCTTCATTTAATTCTCAGACATAACTATGCAGAAACTGCTAGAAGCTAATGAAAAATATTCATGCAGTTCATGCTATTGGTGCATCCCGAGGAAGTGGGTCCACTGTACATGCTCAGACTGCACAATCTGAATTCAGCTAACTAACTAAAACAGACAAGGGTGTGACACCTCGAACGGTGAAAGTCCTATCACAGCACTTCCAATTGGCATCACAGGTAACAACATTTAAGAAATTTAAAATTGAGATTTCCCATTaagagcttacatttatatagtaactttcatgacctctggacatcccaaagtatttcagaaccaattaagtacttttgaaatgtggtcattgttgtaacgtTGGGAATCACAGTAGCCAATTTAAATACAGCAgggtccaacaaac encodes:
- the LOC139260288 gene encoding zinc finger protein Pegasus-like; protein product: MDEKRAASVDFVKDFQEYLTQQTHHVNMISGSVGGEKEPESLQIAGSEIDQNGMQHASVEVSLDDGSGLMGEGMQRTYDGKLKCRYCNYASKGTARLTEHIRMHTGEKPHRCHLCPFASAYERHLEAHMRSHTGEKPYKCELCSFCCSDRSNLSHHRRRRHKLLPLKGARTCLTDTKMLGVLQNKTSNSLSYGPRLLINLSPPSMVVQKPDYLNDFSHNISANSYEGMQKIQSGGISRDTEDIMVDNPLNQLSTLAGQLSSLPPENQAPAPPEVVTCRDEKPFVISQPAAPVVSTVASSVAQSSSPIGPDACPTLNQQNFSPVAGPSSEHSAHTSTPSMSNSQPSTPAPALQVQDPQLLHHCQHCDMYFADNILYTIHMGCHGYKNPFQCNICGCKCRNKYDFACHFARGQHKQN